The segment TGAAAATTAGTTAATTACCACGTTATGTATTACAGTTTACAGAGACTCTATATGTAAAACACATCTTATAATTTGCATTGTCATATAATTACAACAATTAGTTAGTTACCACGTTATATATTACAGTTTACAAAGACTCTGCATGCACTAATAGTATAGTAGCAATCCACTATAGTACAGTTCGgtgtttaattttcttttccaaatcCAAACCATGCACCATGGGGATGGACCTTAATTATCAGACAGTGTAACCTCCTCCAAGTGTTGCACCCTGCATCTGCGCCCCAACGGGATCGGCCGCTGGTAGAACAGCTCACTcttgtcgccgccgcggccgcgaccGGCGATCCTCCAGTACGAGCCACGCTTCGCCGGCAGGGCCGCCGCATCCACCATCTTCGCGGCGCGCGACCGTGCCCGCAGAGCTGATGGAACGAGCACGACGAGCCTGTTCACCTTCACCCTCACCGTCTGAGCCCGCACGACGatggcgccaccaccgccgtcgagaGACGCCGGTGGACGGCCGGCGATAACGCCGCCGTGGACGTTCTCCGGGAAGCCGGCCAGCACTACTTGCAACTCGCTCTCCATCGAGGAGTTCTTCGGCGAAGCCATGTGATCTGGTAGTGGCTCGTCGGCGGCCATGGTTCCAGGATTCGATGACGATTCGATCTTCAGGAGGTCCTCCAGGCTAGACCGGGATTTTCTCGTTACGATTGCATCctcacggccgccgccggcgatgatcTCCCCGCCGGcattgacgacgacgaggttgcTCGAGGTCGCAGCACAATTCTTGGTCCTGAAGACGGCGGTGAGCGGCGACCATATCGTCTTCAGGATTGCCTGCCTCTTGGACATCGCCGGAAGCTCTTGCagcgggccggcggcgagccgacgACGGGGACGACGTGGCGCCGGAGTTAGTAAGTAAGCCGACGAGACGAACTCACAAGCGATGTGACGCAGTGGCTGGCTGGCTGTCACCAAGAGGGTGCCATTCATGTAATAATTAAGGGAAGGTAGTTA is part of the Oryza glaberrima chromosome 12, OglaRS2, whole genome shotgun sequence genome and harbors:
- the LOC127757917 gene encoding uncharacterized protein LOC127757917, with translation MSKRQAILKTIWSPLTAVFRTKNCAATSSNLVVVNAGGEIIAGGGREDAIVTRKSRSSLEDLLKIESSSNPGTMAADEPLPDHMASPKNSSMESELQVVLAGFPENVHGGVIAGRPPASLDGGGGAIVVRAQTVRVKVNRLVVLVPSALRARSRAAKMVDAAALPAKRGSYWRIAGRGRGGDKSELFYQRPIPLGRRCRVQHLEEVTLSDN